Proteins encoded within one genomic window of Agelaius phoeniceus isolate bAgePho1 chromosome Z, bAgePho1.hap1, whole genome shotgun sequence:
- the PRRC1 gene encoding protein PRRC1, which yields MMEESGIETTPPGTPPPSTAGEAAAAATPVTLAFSSPLATPSMPSSPAYSPPLPAGASPVPLPMMTSASLPLVPSATAATIAPPQSPVPPPAAPAAFSTPVSQFSAPPPPLSSAAGPGLPAPPTGPPISGFSMSSTYDITRGHAGRAPQSPLMPSFSAPPVTGVLADPITQQATFSSSLSPGAGSAITFPEEHEDPRVSTAQSGAPAGGIWGFIKGVAENPMVKSVLDKTKHSVETMITTLDPGMVPYIRTGGELDIVVTSNKEVKVAAIRDAFQEVFGMAVVTGEAAQSNIAPQPVGYAAGLKGAQERIDSLRRTGVIHEKQPAVSVENFIEELLPDKWFDIGCLIIEDPIHGIHLEAFTQATPVPLQYVQQAKSLTPQDYSLRWSGLLVTVGEVLEKSVLNASRTDWHAVFTGMSRRQMIYSAAKALAGMYKQQLPPRTV from the exons ATGATGGAAGAGAGTGGGATAGAGACGACTCCGCCCGGCACTCCCCCTCCGAGCACAGCaggggaggctgctgctgctgccacgcCTGTCACTTTAG CTTTTTCCAGCCCCCTTGCCACACCAAGCATGCCATCTTCTCCTGCCTACTCACCCCCCTTGCCGGCTGGAGCGTCCCCAGTTCCTCTTCCCATGATGACCTCGGCCTCTCTTCCACTTGTGCCTTCTGCCACCGCTGCTACAATTGCACCACCCCAGAGCCCCGTcccacctcctgctgcccctgcgGCTTTCAGCACCCCCGTGTCCCAGttctctgctcctcctcctcctctgagctctgctgctggccctggcctTCCTGCACCTCCCACTGGTCCCCCCATTTCAGGGTTTTCCATGTCTTCCACCTACGATATCACCAGAGGTCACGCTGGCCGAGCGCCTCAGAGCCCACTGATGCCTTCATTCTCTGCTCCTCCAGTCACAG GTGTTTTGGCAGATCCCATTACTCAACAGGCAACTTTCTCTTCATCTTTGTCTCCTGGGGCTGGTTCTGCAATCACTTTTCCTGAGGAGCATGAAGATCCCAGAGTATCTACTGCCCAGAGTGGAGCACCTgctggaggaatttggggatttatAAAG GGTGTAGCTGAGAATCCCATGGTGAAATCTGTTCTTGATAAAACCAAGCATTCAGTGGAGACCATGATCACAACGCTGGATCCTGGCATGGTTCCATATATCA GAACTGGGGGAGAGCTGGACATAGTGGTCACTTCCAATAAAGAGGTGAAAGTTGCAGCAATTCGGGATGCTTTTCAAGAGGTCTTTGGGATGGCTGTTGTGACTGGAGAGGCTGCACAGTCCAACATTGCACCACAGCCTGTGGGCTATGCTGCAGGCTTAAAG GGAGCCCAGGAGAGGATAGACAGCCTGCGCCGGACAGGAGTGATCCACGAGAAGCAGCCTGCTGTGTCAGTGGAAAACTTCATCGAGGAGCTGCTTCCTGACAA GTGGTTTGACATTGGATGTCTGATTATTGAGGATCCAATTCATGGAATTCACCTGGAAGCATTCACCCAAGCAACACCAGTGCCTTTGCAATATGTTCAGCAG GCCAAGAGCCTGACCCCTCAGGACTACAGCCTGCGGTGGTCGGGGCTGCTGGTGACGGTGGGCGAGGTGCTGGAGAAGAGCGTGCTGAACGCGAGCAGGACGGACTGGCACGCCGTGTTCACGGGCATGTCCCGCCGGCAGATGATCTACAGCGCGGCCAaggccctggcagggatgtacaaacagcagctgccacccaGGACCGTGTGA